A window of the Bacteroides thetaiotaomicron VPI-5482 genome harbors these coding sequences:
- a CDS encoding site-specific integrase, which produces MNATINVVCCKWKTLANGEVPLMLRICKDSKKKYQSLGISIPVKYWDFTRNRLKPSCPNREYIQKIILNKQAELQQRMLELKSDDREYTANMLLLNDTDKTVKHKTVGEFYQDLIKQYANESKCGNRLIYKSSYNSLYTFTKGNLDIPFSAINPSWLCNYEKWLRSKGNKETTMSLMLRTLRSTYNKAIENKYARKSDYPFNEYKIGKFDVSTEKRAIAKADIMKLTADISSVGKRQYVQLSKDIFMFSYLCGGINFTDIANLTSKNIVDGKRLHYIRQKTGKLIKLGLSDAALRIIERYAPDSHGYLFPILNVEVHKTALQKQNRIHKILSKVNSNLKLIATQSGLDINLTTYVARHSFATVLKKSGVNIALISEALGHSDLATTQIYLDSFDNEQIDDAMKNLL; this is translated from the coding sequence ATGAATGCAACTATTAACGTCGTATGTTGTAAGTGGAAGACGCTTGCAAATGGAGAAGTACCATTAATGTTACGTATCTGTAAAGATAGTAAGAAGAAGTATCAGAGTTTGGGAATTTCTATTCCTGTTAAGTATTGGGACTTTACTAGAAATAGGCTTAAACCTAGTTGCCCAAATAGAGAATACATTCAAAAGATAATCCTCAATAAGCAGGCAGAACTTCAGCAACGAATGTTAGAATTAAAATCAGATGACAGGGAGTATACCGCCAATATGCTTCTTCTCAATGATACAGATAAGACAGTTAAACATAAGACAGTTGGTGAGTTCTATCAGGATTTAATAAAACAATATGCAAATGAGAGTAAATGTGGCAATAGACTCATTTATAAATCTTCATATAATTCTCTTTATACCTTCACTAAAGGTAATTTAGATATTCCATTCAGCGCAATTAACCCTTCATGGCTTTGTAATTATGAGAAATGGTTACGTTCTAAAGGTAACAAAGAGACAACTATGAGTTTGATGTTACGTACTTTACGTAGTACATATAATAAAGCTATTGAGAATAAATATGCACGTAAATCAGACTATCCATTCAATGAATACAAGATTGGTAAATTTGATGTCAGCACAGAGAAGAGGGCTATAGCCAAAGCTGATATAATGAAGCTGACAGCCGATATATCTTCTGTTGGTAAGCGACAATACGTACAATTAAGTAAGGATATATTCATGTTTAGTTATTTATGTGGTGGAATCAATTTTACTGATATTGCCAATTTAACAAGTAAGAACATTGTTGACGGCAAAAGGTTACATTATATACGGCAGAAGACAGGTAAGCTTATTAAGTTGGGATTATCTGACGCAGCTTTAAGAATAATTGAACGGTATGCCCCTGATAGTCATGGATATTTATTTCCCATTCTAAATGTAGAGGTACATAAGACAGCATTGCAGAAACAGAATAGAATCCATAAGATATTAAGTAAGGTTAACAGTAATCTTAAATTAATAGCTACACAATCAGGACTTGATATTAACTTAACTACTTATGTAGCTCGTCACTCGTTTGCGACTGTATTGAAGAAATCAGGAGTAAATATTGCATTAATAAGTGAAGCGTTAGGACATTCTGATTTAGCAACAACACAAATATACCTTGATAGTTTCGATAACGAACAGATAGATGATGCAATGAAGAACTTATTATAG